Proteins co-encoded in one Apis mellifera strain DH4 linkage group LG15, Amel_HAv3.1, whole genome shotgun sequence genomic window:
- the LOC410613 gene encoding major facilitator superfamily domain-containing protein 6 isoform X2: MQNYGHEDYDYGATDGGQQQESGGGRTLPQVPGVRPMVDPHAHGEVDPSLYPQAKEATHKIRGKSDVIEYLFGSVDQELLTVKTFYFFFYSAFGSLFPLMGVYFKQMGMNAGQCGLLMGLRPFIEFLSAPFWGSLADRWQKGKLIFLASLSCWIIFTLPLAFMQPPATSCMVRRNSTEWLEAPNPKTRIVKRSTSLEDFYRQNDEECLEVAENVVFERLRKDADLDPLTALRSQTRKEHESSKGNYESKDRFRRETRQGSITTEDSPVEDLKYKQLVFEENDPEAKTIDFETLQRKNRPADVLEYKRFLNNQPLDEGKPPKKAYAHTKTRVKPPPSKVMVKRDANLKETWTENDSSVLEPRQQWSTMKKLRKMSSNEDEEEENESEEEVEPPMVRTKRYVRIPHSGQSPHTVSYAANYNEQENKGWVKPLFSSIVYRLPDIQKTFFLLLLLVIVGEFFSAPAITLADSAVITLLGEDADRYGHQRMFGSLGWGLAMFFVGIALDHSTAFSEHPCGPDAREKNYTICFAIFSVLMGAALITATQINFKYDFPIAEPEVEKPPAEPTREEQLQSQLSQQLNLPSLQDSSAAVNPKPQPPEDKTKMFAQTMREIPEWVTVLKQFKNLKCASFLFVAWFMGFGIGLIFTFLFWHLQDYGGTPTLFGVASVINHISEIFAYFFSFKLIRQIGHVKVLCMGLGGNVLRFLYISWLTIPWWVLPFEFIQGITHAAVWAACCSYISHNTPPQLRTSAQGVLQGIHHGLGRGCGAVIGGMFVDAYGTTATFRAYGLICIVVLGAFIFINFYRKDTGFVSELPQTEDPHQVAEATHLAPHGVPSNAIPRALSSTRLHELANQETGYGATYQTTGGNLGVPGANGGPVNPTNPFLNSGGAGEYNYALQ, encoded by the exons ATGCAGAATTACGGGCACGAGGATTACGATTACGGGGCGACGGATGGTGGGCAACAACAGGAGTCAGGTGGCGGTAGAACGTTACCACAGGTGCCGGGAGTGAGGCCCATGGTCGACCCCCATGCCCACGGCGAGGTCGATCCAAGCCTTTATCCCCAGGCCAAGGAGGCGACGCACAAGATCCGTGGAAAAAGCGACGTGATCGAGTACCTGTTCGGCTCCGTGGACCAAGAACTGCTCACGGTGAAGACgttctacttcttcttctactcGGCGTTCGGCTCCCTTTTCCCCCTGATGGGCGTCTATTTCAAGCAGATGGGGATGAACGCCGGCCAATGCGGCCTTCTCATGGGGCTCAGGCCTTTCATCGAATTCCTCAGCGCGCCTTTCTGGGGCTCGTTGGCCGACAG ATGGCAGAAGGGCAAGTTGATCTTTCTGGCCTCCCTCTCTTGCTGGATCATCTTCACCCTACCCCTGGCCTTCATGCAACCGCCGGCCACTTCGTGCATGGTTAGAAGGAACAGCACGGAATGGTTGGAAGCGCCGAACCCGAAAACTAGGATAGTCAAGCGATCCACCAGCCTCGAGGACTTTTATCGTCAAAACGACGAGGAGTGTTTGGAGGTAGCGGAGAACGTGGTGTTCGAGAGATTGCGAAAGGACGCGGATCTGGATCCGTTGACGGCGCTCCGCTCGCAAACGAGGAAGGAGCACGAGTCCTCTAAGGGAAATTACGAGAGCAAGGACAGGTTTCGAAGGGAGACGCGGCAGGGATCGATCACGACCGAGGACAGCCCTGTCGAGGATCTCAAGTACAAACAGCTGGTGTTCGAGGAGAACGATCCCGAAGCGAAGACCATCGACTTTGAAACTTTGCAAAGGAAAAACCGTCCCGCCGACGTGCTCGAGTACAAGCGTTTTCTCAAC AATCAACCTTTGGACGAGGGGAAACCGCCGAAGAAAGCGTACGCGCACACCAAGACCAGGGTGAAACCACCCCCGAGCAAGGTGATGGTGAAACGAGACGCGAACTTGAAGGAAACTTGGACGGAGAACGATTCGAGCGTGTTGGAGCCCCGGCAACAGTGGTCCACCATGAAGAAACTGCGAAAGATGTCTTCGAACGAggacgaggaagaggaaaacgagagcgaggaggaggtggagccGCCAATGGTCAGGACGAAACGATACGTGAGGATACCTCACTCTGGCCAGAGTCCCCACACCGTGTCCTACGCGGCCAATTACAACGAGCAGGAGAACAAGGGTTGGGTGAAACCTCTGTTCAGCTCGATCGTGTACAGATTACCG GACATCCAAAAAACCTTCTtcctgctgttgctgctggtGATAGTGGGAGAATTCTTCTCAGCTCCCGCCATCACTCTCGCCGACTCCGCCGTGATCACGTTGCTAGGCGAGGACGCGGATAG ATACGGCCACCAGCGAATGTTCGGCAGCTTGGGCTGGGGCCTGGCCATGTTCTTCGTGGGCATCGCGTTGGACCACAGCACCGCCTTCTCCGAGCATCCCTGCGGCCCGGACGCAAGGGAGAAGAACTACACGATCTGCTTCGCCATCTTCAGCGTCCTCATGGGCGCCGCTCTCATCACCGCGACCCAGATCAACTTCAAATACGATTTCCCGATAGCTGAACCG GAAGTGGAGAAGCCTCCGGCGGAGCCGACGAGGGAGGAACAGCTGCAGAGCCAACTGTCTCAGCAATTGAATCTACCCAGTCTCCAAGACTCGTCGGCTGCGGTGAATCCAAAGCCGCAGCCTCCCGAAGACAAG ACGAAAATGTTCGCTCAAACGATGCGAGAGATCCCGGAATGGGTGACCGTGTTGAAGCAATTCAAGAATCTGAAATGCGCTTCCTTCCTGTTCGTCGCCTGGTTCATGGGCTTCGGTATCGGATTGATCTTCACCTTCCTCTTCTGGCACCTTCAAGATTACGGCGGGACACCGACTCTGTTCGGCGTCGCCTCTGTCATCAACCATATTTCAGAGATATTCGCCTACTTCTTCAGTTTCAAGCTAATCCGTCAGATCGGCCACGTGAAG GTGTTGTGCATGGGACTGGGGGGTAACGTTCTCCGATTCCTCTACATATCCTGGCTCACTATCCCGTGGTGGGTGCTGCCGTTCGAATTCATCCAAGGGATAACCCACGCCGCGGTCTGGGCGGCGTGTTGCAGCTACATCTCTCACAACACGCCTCCGCAACTGCGCACGAGCGCGCAAGGTGTTCTTCAAGGAATCCATCACGGTCTTGGCAGGGGATGCGGGGCTGTGATCGGTGGCATGTTCGTAGATGCTTACG GGACAACTGCCACGTTCAGGGCTTACGGCCTCATTTGCATCGTGGTCCTCGGCGCGTTCATCTTCATCAACTTCTACAGGAAGGACACCGGTTTCGTGTCCGAATTGCCCCAAACGGAGGATCCGCATCAGGTAGCCGAGGCGACCCACCTGGCGCCGCACGGCGTACCCAGCAACGCCATCCCTCGTGCCCTCAGCTCGACCAGATTGCACGAGCTTGCCAATCAGGAGACCGGGTACGGGGCTACTTATCAGACCACGGGCGGAAATCTCGGTGTACCAGGTGCGAATGGCG GCCCAGTGAACCCGACGAATCCATTTCTGAACAGCGGAGGCGCAGGCGAATATAATTACG CTTTACAATGA
- the LOC410613 gene encoding major facilitator superfamily domain-containing protein 6 isoform X1, whose translation MQNYGHEDYDYGATDGGQQQESGGGRTLPQVPGVRPMVDPHAHGEVDPSLYPQAKEATHKIRGKSDVIEYLFGSVDQELLTVKTFYFFFYSAFGSLFPLMGVYFKQMGMNAGQCGLLMGLRPFIEFLSAPFWGSLADRWQKGKLIFLASLSCWIIFTLPLAFMQPPATSCMVRRNSTEWLEAPNPKTRIVKRSTSLEDFYRQNDEECLEVAENVVFERLRKDADLDPLTALRSQTRKEHESSKGNYESKDRFRRETRQGSITTEDSPVEDLKYKQLVFEENDPEAKTIDFETLQRKNRPADVLEYKRFLNNQPLDEGKPPKKAYAHTKTRVKPPPSKVMVKRDANLKETWTENDSSVLEPRQQWSTMKKLRKMSSNEDEEEENESEEEVEPPMVRTKRYVRIPHSGQSPHTVSYAANYNEQENKGWVKPLFSSIVYRLPDIQKTFFLLLLLVIVGEFFSAPAITLADSAVITLLGEDADRYGHQRMFGSLGWGLAMFFVGIALDHSTAFSEHPCGPDAREKNYTICFAIFSVLMGAALITATQINFKYDFPIAEPEVEKPPAEPTREEQLQSQLSQQLNLPSLQDSSAAVNPKPQPPEDKTKMFAQTMREIPEWVTVLKQFKNLKCASFLFVAWFMGFGIGLIFTFLFWHLQDYGGTPTLFGVASVINHISEIFAYFFSFKLIRQIGHVKVLCMGLGGNVLRFLYISWLTIPWWVLPFEFIQGITHAAVWAACCSYISHNTPPQLRTSAQGVLQGIHHGLGRGCGAVIGGMFVDAYGTTATFRAYGLICIVVLGAFIFINFYRKDTGFVSELPQTEDPHQVAEATHLAPHGVPSNAIPRALSSTRLHELANQETGYGATYQTTGGNLGVPGANGGPVNPTNPFLNSGGAGEYNYGMTGNGGDEYIRRSFQLYNEVIRELDLFKPPPIVTHLHAQQPCTNPFHQDDYEW comes from the exons ATGCAGAATTACGGGCACGAGGATTACGATTACGGGGCGACGGATGGTGGGCAACAACAGGAGTCAGGTGGCGGTAGAACGTTACCACAGGTGCCGGGAGTGAGGCCCATGGTCGACCCCCATGCCCACGGCGAGGTCGATCCAAGCCTTTATCCCCAGGCCAAGGAGGCGACGCACAAGATCCGTGGAAAAAGCGACGTGATCGAGTACCTGTTCGGCTCCGTGGACCAAGAACTGCTCACGGTGAAGACgttctacttcttcttctactcGGCGTTCGGCTCCCTTTTCCCCCTGATGGGCGTCTATTTCAAGCAGATGGGGATGAACGCCGGCCAATGCGGCCTTCTCATGGGGCTCAGGCCTTTCATCGAATTCCTCAGCGCGCCTTTCTGGGGCTCGTTGGCCGACAG ATGGCAGAAGGGCAAGTTGATCTTTCTGGCCTCCCTCTCTTGCTGGATCATCTTCACCCTACCCCTGGCCTTCATGCAACCGCCGGCCACTTCGTGCATGGTTAGAAGGAACAGCACGGAATGGTTGGAAGCGCCGAACCCGAAAACTAGGATAGTCAAGCGATCCACCAGCCTCGAGGACTTTTATCGTCAAAACGACGAGGAGTGTTTGGAGGTAGCGGAGAACGTGGTGTTCGAGAGATTGCGAAAGGACGCGGATCTGGATCCGTTGACGGCGCTCCGCTCGCAAACGAGGAAGGAGCACGAGTCCTCTAAGGGAAATTACGAGAGCAAGGACAGGTTTCGAAGGGAGACGCGGCAGGGATCGATCACGACCGAGGACAGCCCTGTCGAGGATCTCAAGTACAAACAGCTGGTGTTCGAGGAGAACGATCCCGAAGCGAAGACCATCGACTTTGAAACTTTGCAAAGGAAAAACCGTCCCGCCGACGTGCTCGAGTACAAGCGTTTTCTCAAC AATCAACCTTTGGACGAGGGGAAACCGCCGAAGAAAGCGTACGCGCACACCAAGACCAGGGTGAAACCACCCCCGAGCAAGGTGATGGTGAAACGAGACGCGAACTTGAAGGAAACTTGGACGGAGAACGATTCGAGCGTGTTGGAGCCCCGGCAACAGTGGTCCACCATGAAGAAACTGCGAAAGATGTCTTCGAACGAggacgaggaagaggaaaacgagagcgaggaggaggtggagccGCCAATGGTCAGGACGAAACGATACGTGAGGATACCTCACTCTGGCCAGAGTCCCCACACCGTGTCCTACGCGGCCAATTACAACGAGCAGGAGAACAAGGGTTGGGTGAAACCTCTGTTCAGCTCGATCGTGTACAGATTACCG GACATCCAAAAAACCTTCTtcctgctgttgctgctggtGATAGTGGGAGAATTCTTCTCAGCTCCCGCCATCACTCTCGCCGACTCCGCCGTGATCACGTTGCTAGGCGAGGACGCGGATAG ATACGGCCACCAGCGAATGTTCGGCAGCTTGGGCTGGGGCCTGGCCATGTTCTTCGTGGGCATCGCGTTGGACCACAGCACCGCCTTCTCCGAGCATCCCTGCGGCCCGGACGCAAGGGAGAAGAACTACACGATCTGCTTCGCCATCTTCAGCGTCCTCATGGGCGCCGCTCTCATCACCGCGACCCAGATCAACTTCAAATACGATTTCCCGATAGCTGAACCG GAAGTGGAGAAGCCTCCGGCGGAGCCGACGAGGGAGGAACAGCTGCAGAGCCAACTGTCTCAGCAATTGAATCTACCCAGTCTCCAAGACTCGTCGGCTGCGGTGAATCCAAAGCCGCAGCCTCCCGAAGACAAG ACGAAAATGTTCGCTCAAACGATGCGAGAGATCCCGGAATGGGTGACCGTGTTGAAGCAATTCAAGAATCTGAAATGCGCTTCCTTCCTGTTCGTCGCCTGGTTCATGGGCTTCGGTATCGGATTGATCTTCACCTTCCTCTTCTGGCACCTTCAAGATTACGGCGGGACACCGACTCTGTTCGGCGTCGCCTCTGTCATCAACCATATTTCAGAGATATTCGCCTACTTCTTCAGTTTCAAGCTAATCCGTCAGATCGGCCACGTGAAG GTGTTGTGCATGGGACTGGGGGGTAACGTTCTCCGATTCCTCTACATATCCTGGCTCACTATCCCGTGGTGGGTGCTGCCGTTCGAATTCATCCAAGGGATAACCCACGCCGCGGTCTGGGCGGCGTGTTGCAGCTACATCTCTCACAACACGCCTCCGCAACTGCGCACGAGCGCGCAAGGTGTTCTTCAAGGAATCCATCACGGTCTTGGCAGGGGATGCGGGGCTGTGATCGGTGGCATGTTCGTAGATGCTTACG GGACAACTGCCACGTTCAGGGCTTACGGCCTCATTTGCATCGTGGTCCTCGGCGCGTTCATCTTCATCAACTTCTACAGGAAGGACACCGGTTTCGTGTCCGAATTGCCCCAAACGGAGGATCCGCATCAGGTAGCCGAGGCGACCCACCTGGCGCCGCACGGCGTACCCAGCAACGCCATCCCTCGTGCCCTCAGCTCGACCAGATTGCACGAGCTTGCCAATCAGGAGACCGGGTACGGGGCTACTTATCAGACCACGGGCGGAAATCTCGGTGTACCAGGTGCGAATGGCG GCCCAGTGAACCCGACGAATCCATTTCTGAACAGCGGAGGCGCAGGCGAATATAATTACGGTATGACTGGCAATGGAGGGGACGAGTATATCCGTAGGAGCTTCCAG CTTTACAATGAGGTGATCAGAGAATTGGACCTGTTTAAACCACCGCCGATAGTGACCCATCTACACGCTCAACAACCATGCACCAACCCTTTCCATCAGGACGACTACGAGTGGTAA